Proteins encoded within one genomic window of Amycolatopsis nigrescens CSC17Ta-90:
- a CDS encoding MFS transporter, which produces MTRSIADQPPPGDQTADQAKAADTDSHPNLSHRQIVTILIGLMSGMFLAALDQTIVGTSIVKIANDLDGFDLQAWITTAYLITSTIVTPIYGKLSDIYGRKPLYLIAISIFLVGSVASSFATSMYELAAFRAVQGLGAGGLMSLAMTILGDLVPPRERARYQGYFLAVFGISTVLGPVLGGFFAGFDKLGSIGGFEISGWRWVFLINVPIAIIALFVVARVLNVPHERHDHKIDWWGGLTLVIAVVPFLIIAEQGNKWGWGSGSAILCYVIGAVGVVSFILVERVMKDAALIPLRLFKNSTFTVAIIGGIIVGVAMFGAIMMIPQYMQVVQGYTPTESGLLMLPLMAGIMSASIISGQLTKKTGRYKVFPVIGTLLIAAGAFLFAQVEYDSALWHPLVAAAIIGFGLGNCMQTLIIAVQNAGPRRDMGVSTASATFFRQIGGTAGVAVFLTILFNVLPGNITKAFGGNPPPGGAGALGDLQTNTSGIANLPEQIRVPVLVGFTDSISTVFYVAGAVALLAFVVLLFMKEIPLASGAPAASTLEGGEALFEDEPTETLVPANRDTTWADADAALDAIREPQLVGAGRHSLQNGNGEYAAMTGTSSMANPITNSAASTGHPVHTGGPPITGYVRRQDGSSVAGAALTLIDQRGRQVSRGVGGGDGGYSVSTPGPGTYVLIVSAGGHQPQASSVVVGENAPARLDITLTGSGELTGVVRVAGRGSALAGATVTLTDERGEVTGACITTDDGVYRFNGVGAGSYTLVASAEKFRPIAVTLTVADSGRLRHDVELAGAVRLAGTARTDGDRIVPDARITVLDQEGNVAAVARTDAAGHYLVNDLPEGEYTVVASGYPPATSQVNLVGGGEAGHDVRLGYDQVLDEFAPLDRR; this is translated from the coding sequence ATGACTCGCTCCATCGCAGACCAACCGCCACCAGGCGACCAGACAGCCGACCAGGCCAAGGCCGCGGACACCGACAGCCACCCCAACCTGTCCCACCGGCAGATCGTCACCATCCTGATCGGCCTGATGTCCGGCATGTTCCTGGCCGCGCTGGACCAGACCATCGTGGGCACCTCGATCGTCAAGATCGCGAACGACCTGGACGGGTTCGACCTGCAGGCGTGGATCACCACCGCCTACCTGATCACCTCGACCATCGTCACGCCGATCTACGGCAAGCTCTCCGACATCTACGGCCGCAAGCCGCTGTACCTGATCGCGATCTCGATCTTCCTGGTCGGCTCGGTGGCGTCCTCGTTCGCGACCTCGATGTACGAGTTGGCCGCGTTCCGCGCCGTGCAGGGCCTCGGCGCCGGTGGCCTGATGTCGCTGGCCATGACCATCCTTGGCGACCTCGTGCCGCCCCGGGAACGGGCCCGCTACCAGGGCTACTTCCTCGCCGTGTTCGGCATCTCGACGGTGCTCGGGCCGGTGCTCGGCGGCTTCTTCGCCGGGTTCGACAAGCTCGGCAGCATCGGCGGCTTCGAGATCAGCGGCTGGCGCTGGGTGTTTCTGATCAACGTGCCGATCGCCATCATCGCGCTGTTCGTGGTGGCCAGGGTGCTCAACGTGCCGCACGAGCGGCACGACCACAAGATCGACTGGTGGGGCGGGCTCACCCTGGTGATCGCCGTGGTGCCCTTCCTGATCATCGCCGAGCAGGGCAACAAGTGGGGCTGGGGCTCCGGCAGCGCGATCCTCTGCTACGTGATCGGCGCCGTCGGCGTGGTGTCGTTCATCCTGGTCGAACGCGTGATGAAGGATGCCGCGCTGATCCCGCTGCGGCTGTTCAAGAACTCCACCTTCACCGTGGCGATCATCGGCGGCATCATCGTCGGCGTCGCGATGTTCGGCGCGATCATGATGATCCCGCAGTACATGCAGGTGGTGCAGGGCTACACGCCGACCGAGTCCGGGCTGCTGATGCTGCCGCTGATGGCGGGCATCATGAGCGCGTCCATCATCTCCGGCCAGCTCACCAAGAAGACCGGGCGGTACAAGGTGTTCCCGGTGATCGGCACCCTGCTGATCGCGGCGGGCGCGTTCCTGTTCGCCCAGGTCGAGTACGACAGCGCGCTGTGGCACCCGCTGGTCGCGGCCGCGATCATCGGCTTCGGCCTCGGCAACTGCATGCAGACGCTGATCATCGCGGTGCAGAACGCCGGCCCGCGGCGCGACATGGGCGTGTCCACCGCTTCGGCCACGTTCTTCCGGCAGATCGGTGGTACCGCGGGTGTCGCAGTGTTCCTGACCATCCTGTTCAACGTGCTGCCGGGCAACATCACCAAGGCCTTCGGCGGCAACCCGCCGCCCGGCGGCGCCGGTGCGCTCGGCGACCTGCAGACCAACACCAGCGGGATCGCGAACCTGCCCGAGCAGATCAGGGTGCCGGTGCTGGTCGGCTTCACCGACTCGATCAGCACGGTGTTCTACGTGGCGGGCGCGGTGGCGCTGCTGGCCTTCGTGGTGCTGCTGTTCATGAAGGAGATCCCGCTGGCCAGCGGTGCTCCGGCGGCTTCGACGCTGGAAGGCGGCGAAGCCCTGTTCGAGGACGAGCCCACCGAAACGCTCGTCCCGGCGAACCGGGACACCACCTGGGCGGACGCGGACGCGGCACTGGACGCGATCCGCGAACCCCAGCTCGTCGGCGCCGGGCGGCACTCGCTGCAGAACGGCAACGGTGAGTACGCCGCCATGACCGGCACGTCGAGCATGGCCAACCCGATCACCAATTCGGCCGCGAGCACCGGGCACCCGGTGCACACCGGCGGACCGCCGATCACCGGGTACGTCCGGCGACAGGACGGCAGCTCGGTGGCGGGCGCCGCGCTGACCCTGATCGACCAGCGCGGCCGCCAGGTGTCCAGGGGCGTCGGCGGCGGCGACGGCGGGTACTCGGTGAGCACCCCCGGCCCGGGCACCTACGTGCTGATCGTGTCCGCCGGCGGACACCAGCCGCAGGCGTCCAGCGTGGTGGTCGGCGAAAACGCCCCGGCCAGGCTGGACATCACGCTCACCGGTTCCGGCGAGCTGACCGGGGTGGTCCGGGTGGCCGGCCGCGGCAGCGCGCTGGCCGGGGCGACCGTCACGCTGACCGACGAGCGCGGCGAAGTGACCGGGGCCTGCATCACCACCGACGACGGGGTGTACCGGTTCAACGGGGTCGGCGCCGGCAGCTACACGCTGGTCGCCAGCGCCGAAAAGTTCCGGCCGATCGCGGTCACGCTGACCGTGGCGGACAGCGGGCGGCTGCGGCACGACGTCGAGCTGGCCGGGGCCGTGCGGCTGGCCGGTACCGCCAGGACCGACGGCGACCGGATCGTGCCGGACGCGCGGATCACCGTGCTGGACCAGGAGGGCAACGTGGCCGCGGTGGCCAGGACCGACGCCGCCGGGCACTACCTGGTCAACGACCTGCCGGAAGGTGAGTACACCGTGGTGGCCAGCGGCTACCCGCCGGCCACCAGCCAGGTGAACCTGGTCGGCGGCGGCGAGGCCGGCCACGACGTGCGGCTCGGCTACGACCAGGTGCTGGACGAGTTCGCGCCGCTGGACCGTCGATGA
- a CDS encoding LppA family lipoprotein: MTLKRAALAACLAAPLLLGGCTAEKPEGAGVDASFAELMKRPDIEQAEAEYQGLLATIREKLVTDIGIAAWVPSDDEPSAAGCGDKFPGLGADGQTRFYRSGKSPGNLPDADWPRAVSLTAELARQHGFGEPAVNVDRPADHEVILRHPNGAELIFGTANNTTLALSTGCHLTAEAHKRGAPAAEKPLY; this comes from the coding sequence ATGACACTGAAACGCGCCGCGCTCGCCGCCTGCCTGGCGGCTCCGCTGCTGCTCGGTGGGTGCACCGCGGAGAAACCCGAGGGAGCCGGTGTGGACGCGAGTTTCGCGGAACTGATGAAACGTCCGGACATCGAGCAGGCCGAAGCGGAATACCAGGGACTGCTGGCCACGATCCGCGAAAAGCTGGTCACCGACATCGGCATCGCGGCCTGGGTACCGAGTGACGATGAGCCGAGCGCCGCGGGTTGCGGCGACAAGTTCCCCGGCCTCGGCGCGGACGGGCAGACGCGGTTCTATCGATCAGGAAAGTCGCCGGGCAACCTGCCCGACGCGGACTGGCCGCGCGCGGTCTCGCTGACCGCCGAACTGGCACGGCAGCACGGTTTCGGTGAGCCCGCCGTGAACGTCGACCGACCCGCCGACCACGAGGTGATCCTCCGCCATCCGAACGGGGCCGAGCTCATCTTCGGCACCGCCAACAACACCACACTCGCGCTGAGCACCGGTTGTCATCTCACCGCCGAGGCGCACAAGCGAGGCGCCCCGGCGGCGGAGAAACCGCTGTACTAG
- a CDS encoding DUF397 domain-containing protein has product MSTVDLSGTRWRKSSFSGSNEYSSCVEVAFLERAVAVRDSKDPAAGALLLSAAAWRSALDEFVQ; this is encoded by the coding sequence ATGTCCACTGTGGACCTATCCGGTACCCGGTGGCGTAAGAGCAGCTTCAGCGGCTCCAACGAGTACAGCTCGTGTGTCGAGGTCGCTTTTCTGGAGCGGGCGGTGGCCGTCCGGGATTCCAAGGATCCCGCCGCCGGTGCGCTGCTCCTTTCCGCCGCCGCCTGGCGGTCAGCGCTGGACGAGTTCGTGCAGTAG
- a CDS encoding PPOX class F420-dependent oxidoreductase: MSNDQALHALLAARDLGVLVTLKRDGRPQLSNVNHHYDAANRRILVSLTDGRAKTSNIRRDPRVSYHVSSADGWQYVVAEGNAELSEVAADPHDAAVEELIELYRVIRGEHPDWDEYRAAMVADRRLVFRLPVDRVYGMAR, encoded by the coding sequence ATGTCGAATGACCAAGCACTGCACGCCCTGCTGGCCGCCCGCGACCTCGGGGTGCTGGTGACGCTCAAGCGCGACGGGCGTCCGCAGCTTTCCAACGTCAACCACCACTACGACGCGGCGAACCGCAGGATCCTGGTCTCGCTGACCGACGGCCGCGCCAAGACCTCGAACATCCGCCGCGATCCGCGGGTGAGCTACCACGTGAGCAGCGCCGACGGCTGGCAATACGTGGTCGCGGAAGGGAATGCCGAGCTTTCCGAGGTCGCCGCGGACCCGCATGACGCGGCCGTCGAGGAGCTGATCGAGCTGTATCGCGTGATCCGCGGCGAGCATCCCGACTGGGACGAGTACCGCGCGGCGATGGTGGCCGACCGCCGCCTGGTGTTCCGCCTGCCGGTGGACCGCGTCTACGGCATGGCCCGTTGA
- a CDS encoding VOC family protein, giving the protein MSKLTCVHHLALTVTDVDRSVPWYVRVLELEELTRREDPDTGLRKVVLRSPDGEFAVVLVQHPDTGRRGFDERRTGLDHVAFKVSTHEELRDWEKRLAEYGVTFTAAAPSRTLAGSEVVVFRDPDGIQLEVWADPED; this is encoded by the coding sequence ATGTCCAAGCTCACGTGTGTGCACCATCTGGCGCTCACGGTGACCGACGTAGACCGAAGCGTGCCCTGGTACGTGCGGGTGCTCGAACTCGAGGAGCTCACCCGCCGGGAGGACCCGGACACCGGCCTGCGCAAGGTGGTGCTGCGTTCACCCGACGGCGAGTTCGCGGTGGTGCTGGTGCAGCACCCGGACACCGGCCGCCGCGGTTTCGACGAGCGCCGGACCGGGCTCGACCACGTCGCGTTCAAGGTGTCCACGCACGAGGAACTGCGCGACTGGGAGAAGCGGCTCGCCGAGTACGGCGTCACCTTCACCGCGGCCGCACCTTCGCGCACGCTGGCCGGGTCGGAGGTCGTGGTGTTCCGCGATCCGGACGGGATCCAGCTCGAGGTCTGGGCCGACCCCGAAGACTGA
- a CDS encoding MarR family winged helix-turn-helix transcriptional regulator has translation MALSTDRPHDAGPATPAELDLADQLGHQLVRFIRLINKVKSQHAKQGPDGIERAAYAILFSLIHDGPQRTSKLAEALHSEISTISRQSSSLVQHGLVERQSDPEDGRACLLAPTAEGHRVFEENRKQRNLWLAGVLADWPEEDRQTLNRLFDRLNSDMELHTPQIADEPAQAQAKGEHTA, from the coding sequence ATGGCACTCAGCACCGATCGGCCCCATGACGCCGGCCCGGCGACACCGGCCGAACTGGACCTCGCGGACCAGCTCGGCCACCAGCTCGTCCGGTTCATCCGCCTGATCAACAAGGTCAAGTCCCAGCACGCGAAGCAGGGCCCGGACGGCATCGAGCGAGCCGCCTACGCGATCTTGTTCTCCCTGATCCACGACGGGCCGCAGCGCACCAGCAAGCTGGCCGAAGCGCTGCACTCCGAGATCTCCACGATCAGCAGGCAGAGCAGCTCACTGGTGCAGCACGGCCTGGTCGAGCGCCAGTCCGATCCCGAGGACGGCCGCGCCTGCCTGCTGGCACCCACCGCTGAGGGGCACCGGGTCTTCGAAGAGAACCGCAAGCAGCGGAACCTCTGGCTGGCCGGCGTACTCGCCGACTGGCCGGAGGAAGACCGCCAGACGCTGAACCGGCTCTTCGACCGGCTCAACTCCGACATGGAACTACACACTCCGCAGATCGCCGACGAGCCCGCTCAGGCTCAGGCCAAGGGGGAACACACCGCATGA
- a CDS encoding alpha/beta fold hydrolase has translation MATLVLLHSPFTGPLTWQPVAARLREHGHRAEVPSFAGILPGGPPYHRRLAESVRATGEVVLVGHSSAGTLLPAIAEALEVRAAIYVDATLPHPGASWFDSAPPERREQLLGLARNGLLPRWHEWFPPEMFTGLLPDEGLRDRFVAELEPTPLAYLEEAAPVVAAPPSAYLQLSEPYAPVADEAGRRGWPVLRERADHLAMLTNPDRIAGLLHELVQR, from the coding sequence ATGGCCACGCTGGTACTGCTGCACAGCCCGTTCACCGGACCGCTGACCTGGCAGCCGGTCGCGGCCCGGCTGCGCGAACACGGCCATCGGGCCGAAGTGCCGTCGTTCGCCGGAATCCTGCCCGGCGGCCCGCCGTACCACCGGCGGCTGGCCGAATCGGTGCGCGCCACCGGCGAAGTGGTGCTGGTCGGGCACAGTTCGGCCGGTACCCTGCTGCCCGCGATCGCGGAGGCGCTGGAGGTACGCGCGGCGATCTACGTGGACGCGACCCTGCCGCACCCCGGCGCGAGCTGGTTCGACTCCGCACCGCCCGAACGCCGCGAGCAGTTGCTCGGCCTGGCCCGCAACGGACTGCTGCCGCGCTGGCACGAATGGTTCCCGCCCGAGATGTTCACCGGGCTGCTCCCGGACGAAGGGCTGCGGGACCGGTTCGTGGCCGAGCTGGAACCGACACCGCTGGCCTACCTGGAAGAAGCCGCCCCGGTGGTGGCCGCGCCGCCGAGCGCCTACCTCCAGCTCAGCGAGCCGTACGCCCCGGTGGCCGACGAAGCCGGCCGGCGCGGCTGGCCGGTGCTGCGCGAGCGCGCGGACCACCTGGCCATGCTCACCAACCCGGACCGGATCGCCGGGCTACTGCACGAACTCGTCCAGCGCTGA
- a CDS encoding alpha/beta hydrolase: MVGYGDVRKWRPEPLDTAEQQLKGLGEQLLGLADEFTAMGTPAGWSGGSAETAKGTRTRVTDRMEHVVAGVGAARSGLMQGADAVAGLKRGVEEADGLAKARGFTIGDDGSVTDTAPPQNVPPEQADDVARERTRTKDELVDRVEQILRRAQDIDNDLNGVFGRIMHGEISDDGATDLASAAKAGASHGGLSVLEPPSGIGTPGDNAGWWDTLSDAEKRQVIAQHPDWVGNRDGVPFTARDEANRARLQTEKARLQDEARKLQADLDDNVFGGLFSNADAGLDQVKAKLESIKAIEDTLSQPGTRQLLVLDMSNERAEAAVANGNVDKADHVAVFTPGLTSTVNGSLGDYDKNMYDLQQRTGDLQDRYGKGESVATVSWIGYQAPQMTPGGVLFDDNTVLDDHSAQEGAKKLAPFLNGIDTARDQDAHVTALGHSYGSTTTGLALQQNTGVDDAVFFGSPGLGTSDIGDLKVPEGHAHYIEGRNDPVGDFGYFGIDPSHMDGMQHLSAKESVLPGSDKPMTESAWHSYYLDDNSTSQYNMGVVVGGMRERAITDDGKGLGDILSWPVPGTY, translated from the coding sequence ATGGTCGGCTACGGAGACGTCCGGAAGTGGCGGCCGGAACCGCTGGACACCGCCGAACAGCAGCTCAAGGGCCTCGGCGAGCAGCTGCTCGGCCTCGCCGACGAGTTCACCGCGATGGGCACCCCTGCCGGCTGGTCCGGCGGCTCGGCCGAGACCGCGAAGGGCACCAGGACGCGGGTCACCGACCGGATGGAACACGTGGTCGCCGGGGTCGGCGCGGCCAGGTCCGGGCTGATGCAGGGCGCGGACGCGGTGGCCGGGCTGAAACGCGGTGTCGAAGAGGCCGACGGCCTGGCCAAGGCGCGCGGGTTCACCATCGGCGACGACGGCTCGGTGACCGACACCGCCCCGCCCCAGAACGTGCCGCCCGAGCAGGCCGACGACGTGGCGCGGGAGCGGACGCGGACCAAGGACGAGCTGGTGGACAGGGTGGAGCAGATCCTGCGCCGCGCCCAGGACATCGACAACGACCTCAACGGCGTCTTCGGCCGCATCATGCACGGCGAGATCAGCGATGACGGCGCCACCGACCTGGCGTCCGCGGCCAAGGCCGGCGCCAGCCACGGCGGGCTGTCCGTGTTGGAACCGCCGTCCGGTATCGGCACCCCCGGCGACAACGCCGGCTGGTGGGACACCCTCAGCGACGCGGAGAAACGCCAGGTCATCGCCCAGCACCCGGACTGGGTCGGCAACCGCGACGGCGTGCCGTTCACCGCCCGCGACGAGGCCAACCGCGCCCGGCTGCAGACCGAGAAGGCCCGTCTCCAGGACGAGGCCCGCAAGCTGCAGGCCGATCTGGACGACAACGTGTTCGGCGGCCTGTTCAGCAACGCCGACGCCGGACTGGACCAGGTCAAGGCCAAATTGGAATCGATCAAGGCCATCGAGGACACGCTGTCGCAGCCGGGCACCAGGCAACTGCTGGTGCTCGACATGTCGAACGAGCGGGCGGAGGCCGCCGTCGCAAACGGCAATGTGGACAAGGCGGACCACGTCGCGGTCTTCACCCCCGGCCTCACCTCCACCGTCAACGGCAGCCTCGGCGACTACGACAAGAACATGTACGACCTGCAACAGCGGACCGGGGACCTGCAGGACAGGTATGGCAAGGGCGAGTCCGTGGCCACCGTCAGCTGGATCGGCTACCAGGCACCGCAGATGACGCCCGGCGGCGTGCTGTTCGACGACAACACCGTGCTGGACGACCATTCCGCGCAGGAAGGCGCCAAGAAACTGGCGCCCTTCCTGAACGGCATCGACACCGCGCGAGACCAGGACGCGCACGTCACCGCCCTCGGCCACTCCTACGGTTCGACCACGACCGGTTTGGCCTTGCAGCAGAACACCGGCGTGGACGACGCGGTCTTCTTCGGCTCGCCCGGCCTCGGTACCAGCGACATCGGCGACCTCAAGGTGCCGGAAGGGCACGCCCACTACATCGAGGGGCGCAATGACCCGGTGGGGGACTTCGGCTATTTCGGCATCGACCCCAGCCACATGGACGGGATGCAGCACCTCTCGGCGAAGGAGTCCGTGCTGCCGGGCTCCGACAAGCCGATGACCGAGTCCGCGTGGCACAGTTACTACCTGGACGACAACAGCACGAGCCAGTACAACATGGGGGTGGTCGTGGGCGGGATGCGTGAGCGTGCGATCACCGACGACGGCAAGGGCCTCGGCGACATCCTGTCCTGGCCAGTACCCGGGACCTACTGA
- a CDS encoding ArsR/SmtB family transcription factor, whose amino-acid sequence MTDDDRVFKALADPTRRFLLDRLFDRDGRTLTELESELEMTRFGVMKHLRVLEEANLLVVRKSGREKLHFLNAVPIRLIHDRWIDKYTERRIAALTDLKAELEEKTMPTKTENKVVYVHRVYIKATPEAIWDAITKPEWTQKYGYQCPVEYDLRPGGEYKAFASDAMKAYGDTPDVLITGEVIECDPPRRLVQTWHPQWEPVEGVTRLVHEIVPGADGVTSLTVTHELADSPNTAAMVNGEVENAGGGWPEILSDLKTLLETGKSLHS is encoded by the coding sequence ATGACGGACGACGACCGCGTGTTCAAAGCGCTCGCCGACCCGACGCGCCGCTTCCTGCTCGACCGGCTCTTCGACCGTGACGGCCGCACGCTCACCGAGCTGGAGTCCGAACTGGAGATGACGCGCTTCGGCGTCATGAAGCACCTGCGCGTGCTCGAGGAGGCCAATCTCCTCGTGGTGCGCAAGTCGGGCCGGGAAAAGCTGCATTTCCTGAACGCGGTGCCGATCCGGCTGATCCACGACCGGTGGATCGACAAGTACACCGAGCGTCGGATCGCCGCGCTCACCGATCTCAAGGCCGAACTAGAGGAGAAGACCATGCCCACCAAGACCGAGAACAAGGTCGTGTACGTCCACCGCGTCTACATCAAGGCCACCCCGGAGGCGATCTGGGACGCGATCACGAAGCCGGAATGGACGCAGAAGTACGGCTACCAGTGCCCGGTCGAATACGACCTGCGCCCCGGTGGCGAGTACAAGGCGTTCGCCAGCGACGCGATGAAGGCGTACGGGGACACGCCGGACGTGCTGATCACCGGCGAGGTCATCGAGTGCGACCCGCCGCGCAGGCTGGTGCAGACCTGGCACCCGCAGTGGGAGCCGGTGGAGGGCGTCACCCGGCTCGTGCACGAGATCGTGCCCGGCGCGGACGGTGTCACGTCACTGACGGTCACGCACGAGCTCGCGGACTCGCCGAACACCGCGGCCATGGTCAACGGCGAGGTGGAGAACGCAGGCGGCGGCTGGCCGGAAATCCTCAGCGACCTCAAGACCCTCCTCGAAACCGGCAAGTCCCTGCACTCCTGA
- a CDS encoding helix-turn-helix domain-containing protein yields the protein MSTQQSPPFHRRRLGKVLRELRESARLSPGEVCRALEFSPARLSRMENGQTAPEVIVVKGMLDLYGIPVNDWEPYLEMTREARKKGWWQAYGVPAHAYVSLETAANSVKEFALAFIPGLLQTESYARAAFQISLLRRVAAEPGPQALVRIQRQQRLTDPDDELEFEAIIDEGALRRPVGGDAVMREQLSKVVALGALPNVTVRVLPTSAGAHLGMNSAFILLGFPSEEEPDMGYVDHVGGSVRMEKEDQVRTCKLTFDRLRTKALSPPDSVALVGRLIAGM from the coding sequence GTGAGTACCCAGCAGTCGCCGCCGTTTCATCGCAGGCGCCTGGGCAAGGTGCTGCGTGAGCTGCGGGAGTCGGCGCGGCTGTCGCCCGGTGAGGTGTGCCGGGCGCTGGAGTTCTCCCCGGCCAGGCTGAGCCGGATGGAGAACGGTCAGACCGCGCCGGAGGTGATCGTGGTCAAGGGCATGCTCGACCTCTACGGCATCCCGGTCAACGACTGGGAGCCCTACCTGGAGATGACCCGCGAAGCCAGGAAAAAAGGCTGGTGGCAAGCCTATGGCGTGCCCGCGCACGCCTACGTCAGCTTGGAGACGGCCGCGAACTCGGTGAAGGAGTTTGCGCTTGCTTTCATCCCTGGGCTCCTGCAGACCGAGTCATACGCGCGGGCGGCGTTCCAGATATCGCTACTTCGGCGAGTCGCCGCAGAGCCGGGTCCGCAGGCGCTGGTGCGAATCCAGCGGCAGCAGCGACTGACCGATCCGGATGATGAGCTGGAGTTCGAGGCGATCATCGATGAGGGCGCCCTGAGGCGGCCGGTCGGCGGTGATGCGGTGATGCGCGAGCAGTTGTCGAAGGTGGTTGCACTGGGGGCCCTGCCCAATGTCACCGTGCGGGTGCTTCCGACGAGTGCGGGCGCGCATCTCGGGATGAACAGCGCCTTCATTCTGCTCGGCTTTCCCAGCGAGGAGGAGCCCGACATGGGCTATGTCGATCACGTTGGCGGCTCGGTCCGAATGGAGAAGGAGGACCAGGTCCGGACCTGTAAACTCACCTTCGACCGATTGCGTACCAAGGCGTTGTCGCCTCCCGACTCGGTGGCGCTTGTCGGGCGGTTGATCGCCGGGATGTAG
- a CDS encoding DedA family protein has protein sequence MSLVSAESAGFGVSWLDTAGPTLVWVIVLSFVFVECALIIGLFLPGDSLLFAAGVVLAQHGADANAWLLSAAALVVAVVGNQVGYYIGQRTGTKFIARRGGKVLNRHNLDRARSFLDRKGFFAIVAARWIPWVRTLAPLIAGAARMDPRRFMLATAAGGLLWVPTLVLLGYYGAGLLDQIPWVKTVVVWLSVAFFVLGTGFGVWRYRQEMRRPVDDTETARA, from the coding sequence GTGAGTTTGGTTTCCGCGGAGTCGGCAGGGTTCGGCGTGAGCTGGCTCGATACGGCCGGTCCGACACTGGTCTGGGTCATCGTGCTGAGCTTCGTATTCGTCGAATGCGCACTGATCATCGGGCTTTTCCTGCCCGGTGATTCGCTGCTGTTCGCCGCCGGGGTGGTGCTGGCCCAGCACGGCGCGGACGCCAACGCCTGGCTGCTCTCCGCCGCCGCGCTGGTGGTGGCCGTGGTCGGCAACCAGGTCGGTTACTACATCGGCCAGCGCACCGGCACGAAGTTCATCGCGCGCCGGGGCGGCAAGGTGCTCAACCGGCACAATCTCGACCGGGCCAGGTCGTTCCTGGACCGCAAGGGGTTCTTCGCCATCGTGGCGGCGAGGTGGATCCCGTGGGTCCGCACGCTGGCGCCGCTGATCGCGGGCGCGGCCAGGATGGACCCGCGGCGGTTCATGCTGGCGACCGCCGCCGGCGGGCTGCTCTGGGTGCCCACGCTGGTGCTGCTCGGCTACTACGGGGCCGGCCTGCTGGACCAGATTCCCTGGGTGAAGACCGTGGTGGTCTGGCTCAGCGTCGCCTTCTTCGTGCTCGGCACCGGCTTCGGGGTGTGGCGCTACCGGCAGGAGATGCGCCGCCCGGTGGACGACACCGAGACCGCCCGCGCCTGA
- a CDS encoding YceI family protein, translating to MSGLRADVRTAEGWAVEHAVLTVTDLTGHQVARVAADAKGGLATEPLPAGVYTAVLTAAGFTPVARTAQVASDGTGSLGEIRLQPSADSVELPPAGPWVIDPMHSSVVATARHLGIASIKARFSELSGRIVVGRPAEQSSVHAEINAASIDTGIKMRDDHLRSADFLEVDVYPTITFRSTGMRQRSTDSWTLSGELNLHGERRPVDLDLRYGGYGPDPWGGVRAAFHAETQLHRNDFAINYNAMVRAGVAAVGTKVKVELDIQAVQGETLPEL from the coding sequence ATGAGCGGGCTGCGGGCGGACGTGCGCACGGCCGAAGGCTGGGCCGTGGAGCACGCGGTGCTGACCGTGACCGACCTGACCGGCCACCAGGTCGCACGGGTCGCCGCGGACGCGAAAGGCGGGCTGGCCACCGAGCCGCTGCCGGCCGGGGTGTACACGGCGGTGCTCACCGCGGCCGGGTTCACCCCGGTCGCGCGCACCGCGCAGGTCGCATCGGACGGCACCGGCTCGCTCGGTGAGATCCGGCTCCAGCCGTCGGCGGACTCAGTCGAGCTGCCGCCGGCGGGGCCGTGGGTGATCGACCCGATGCACTCGTCGGTGGTGGCCACCGCCCGGCACCTCGGCATCGCCAGCATCAAGGCGCGGTTCAGCGAGCTGTCCGGCCGGATCGTGGTCGGCCGTCCCGCGGAACAGTCCTCGGTGCACGCGGAGATCAACGCGGCGAGTATCGACACCGGCATCAAAATGCGCGACGACCACCTGCGTTCCGCCGATTTCCTGGAGGTGGACGTCTATCCGACGATCACTTTTCGCAGTACCGGCATGCGGCAGCGGAGCACCGACAGCTGGACGCTGTCCGGCGAGCTGAACCTGCACGGAGAGCGCCGGCCGGTGGATCTCGACCTGCGTTACGGCGGTTACGGACCGGATCCGTGGGGTGGAGTACGGGCCGCGTTCCATGCCGAAACGCAGCTCCATCGCAATGATTTCGCAATCAACTACAACGCGATGGTGCGGGCCGGAGTCGCCGCCGTCGGCACGAAGGTCAAGGTCGAACTCGATATCCAGGCCGTACAGGGCGAAACCCTGCCCGAGCTGTGA